A genomic region of Methanosarcina thermophila TM-1 contains the following coding sequences:
- a CDS encoding YkgJ family cysteine cluster protein yields the protein MEASSTGSKQESRKTDYQLLLIAGLKKEIEMAHKLDPEQLAAEIRRIGFYCQRCGKCCRRAFGDNRVAVIPSEIERIREHTGLSKLEVAEPFIPEIPIPNENQEDEENHPEPSFRQSEENEEQLSPESLESLQECIDLEGKIHAFGWILRRKKNGDCIFIEKDTHRCQIYPVRPMLCSTYPFYIEGLRLHTCECEGLGYPISIEDSRKLAEDLLMRYISELEDTLVMYEKFVDFRRDKKGLEIAKMSLMSRTCTCIVHDSLGSTELLVNSQD from the coding sequence ATGGAAGCATCCAGCACAGGCAGTAAGCAGGAATCCAGAAAAACTGACTATCAGCTCCTTCTTATTGCTGGTCTCAAGAAAGAAATAGAAATGGCTCATAAACTTGACCCTGAACAGCTTGCAGCTGAAATCAGAAGAATCGGCTTCTATTGCCAGCGTTGTGGAAAATGCTGTCGGCGGGCTTTCGGGGACAACAGGGTAGCGGTAATTCCTTCCGAGATCGAGAGAATTCGAGAGCATACAGGTCTGTCAAAATTAGAGGTTGCAGAACCATTTATACCTGAAATTCCTATCCCGAATGAAAACCAGGAAGATGAGGAAAACCACCCCGAGCCTTCTTTCAGGCAGTCAGAGGAAAATGAAGAGCAACTCTCTCCTGAATCCCTTGAGTCTCTTCAGGAGTGTATTGATCTTGAGGGCAAGATTCATGCTTTTGGATGGATACTCAGGCGAAAGAAAAATGGGGATTGTATTTTTATCGAGAAAGATACCCACAGGTGCCAGATATATCCGGTTCGCCCTATGCTCTGCAGCACTTATCCCTTTTATATTGAAGGATTGAGATTGCACACTTGCGAATGTGAGGGGCTCGGGTATCCAATCTCGATCGAGGACAGCCGAAAACTGGCTGAAGATCTCCTCATGAGGTATATTTCGGAACTTGAGGACACCCTTGTCATGTATGAAAAGTTTGTAGATTTCAGGAGAGATAAAAAGGGTCTTGAGATTGCAAAAATGAGCCTGATGAGCCGCACATGTACCTGTATAGTTCACGACAGCCTGGGAAGTACTGAATTATTGGTTAACAGCCAGGACTAA
- a CDS encoding 3-isopropylmalate dehydratase large subunit → MSANENRPMTVSEKIFSKASGSPVKAGDFVLANIDLAMTHDITGPLAVKGFYEIMKDREEKKVWDPTKIVIVFDHQVPADSINATANHIMLREFAEEQGILNYDVYEGVCHQVLPEKGHVLPGDLIVGSDSHTCAYGALGAFSTGIGSTDMAAVFATGKLWFRVPETFRFEVEGSLPERVYSKDLILHLIGDVGVEGVRYMAAEFGGSTIRSLSIPERMTMSNMAIEMGGKAGIIEADEVTADYLKERILYYEFDPYWKSDEGAEYVGVRHYDVSDLEPQVACPHNVDNVKPVTEVEGTKLDQIFVGSCTNGRFEDIKIMADIMGDEPVAKGVRLIVVPASRTEYIKLLKAGYIEKLINAGAIVEFPCCGPCMGGSFGLLGAGEVGLATSNRNFKGREGSPESFVYLSSPATAGASALTGEITDPRKV, encoded by the coding sequence ATGTCTGCTAATGAAAATCGTCCGATGACCGTTTCGGAAAAGATCTTTTCGAAGGCCTCCGGAAGTCCCGTAAAGGCCGGAGATTTCGTGCTGGCAAATATAGACCTGGCAATGACGCATGACATTACAGGTCCGCTGGCAGTCAAAGGCTTTTACGAGATAATGAAAGACAGAGAAGAGAAAAAAGTCTGGGACCCTACGAAAATAGTGATCGTGTTTGACCACCAAGTTCCTGCGGATTCTATCAACGCCACAGCAAACCATATTATGCTTCGGGAATTTGCTGAGGAACAGGGCATTTTAAATTATGATGTATACGAAGGAGTTTGCCATCAGGTTCTTCCTGAGAAAGGGCATGTGCTGCCAGGAGATCTAATAGTTGGCTCGGACTCGCATACGTGTGCATATGGCGCACTGGGGGCGTTTTCTACGGGCATAGGGTCTACTGATATGGCAGCGGTCTTTGCTACTGGCAAGCTCTGGTTCAGGGTACCTGAAACTTTCCGCTTTGAAGTTGAAGGCAGCCTGCCAGAAAGGGTTTACTCAAAAGACCTTATTCTTCACCTAATAGGCGATGTAGGAGTAGAAGGAGTCAGGTATATGGCTGCTGAGTTTGGAGGCTCAACAATTCGTTCTCTTTCTATTCCTGAGCGCATGACCATGTCCAATATGGCAATCGAGATGGGAGGAAAGGCAGGAATTATCGAAGCAGATGAAGTGACTGCAGACTACCTCAAAGAGAGAATCCTATACTATGAATTTGACCCATACTGGAAATCCGATGAGGGCGCAGAATATGTAGGAGTTAGGCACTACGATGTATCGGACCTTGAGCCCCAGGTTGCCTGCCCTCACAATGTGGATAACGTGAAACCCGTAACCGAAGTTGAAGGCACAAAACTTGACCAGATCTTTGTAGGTTCCTGCACGAATGGCAGGTTTGAGGATATCAAAATCATGGCTGATATTATGGGCGATGAGCCAGTAGCAAAGGGCGTTCGCCTGATTGTTGTTCCCGCATCACGGACCGAGTATATAAAGCTCCTGAAAGCTGGATATATAGAAAAACTTATAAATGCAGGTGCAATCGTAGAATTCCCCTGCTGCGGACCCTGTATGGGTGGCTCTTTCGGCTTGCTTGGGGCTGGAGAAGTGGGCCTTGCAACCTCGAATCGCAACTTTAAAGGCAGAGAAGGAAGTCCTGAATCCTTTGTGTATCTATCTTCCCCTGCAACTGCAGGAGCGTCAGCTCTTACCGGAGAAATTACTGACCCAAGGAAGGTTTGA
- the hisE gene encoding phosphoribosyl-ATP diphosphatase, which produces MTDTDLSILNRVYEIILDRKQNYDECSYVCKLLNHPKGMNKILEKVGEESIETILAVRNEDHDEIVSESSDLIFHLLILLAANNITLDEIAAELSARHERMKRD; this is translated from the coding sequence ATGACGGATACCGATTTATCAATTTTGAACAGGGTATATGAGATCATCTTGGATCGAAAACAGAATTATGACGAGTGCTCATATGTCTGCAAGCTCCTGAATCACCCTAAAGGAATGAATAAGATTCTTGAGAAAGTAGGAGAAGAATCAATTGAAACTATTCTTGCAGTCAGGAACGAAGACCATGACGAGATTGTTTCGGAAAGTTCAGACCTGATCTTTCATCTTCTTATACTGCTTGCTGCAAACAACATTACCCTGGATGAAATTGCAGCCGAACTTAGTGCCAGGCATGAAAGAATGAAAAGGGACTGA
- a CDS encoding CBS domain-containing protein, which produces MELTPIQKDILIALINLQRQKDRAIKGEEIAEVIQRNPGTIRNQMQLLKALGLVEGVPGPKGGYKPTGAAYDALRIQQLKNESVVPIYRNNVLVEGATASEISFTTVRNPDVCNGVIRVIGNTKDFVMDDKIQVGPTPVNRLIIRGEVIGRDDTNNSILFNITEMISLPKKHVKHYMKYPPLLVNLNASIQEATRLFIRNNVHGAPVEDKGKIVGIVTYTDIAHAIAQGKTNVKVKDIMTKELITVDGDMQLYDVVKLFHKYNVGRLIVTINGVPKGTLSKTDVLNELAVY; this is translated from the coding sequence ATGGAACTCACTCCGATTCAAAAAGATATTCTTATAGCATTAATCAACCTTCAGCGGCAAAAAGACCGGGCAATCAAAGGGGAAGAAATAGCCGAGGTCATCCAGCGTAATCCTGGGACTATCCGCAATCAGATGCAGTTATTAAAAGCCCTGGGGCTTGTGGAAGGAGTACCCGGACCAAAGGGAGGATATAAACCCACAGGAGCAGCATACGACGCATTACGGATACAGCAATTGAAAAATGAATCAGTGGTTCCCATCTACAGAAACAATGTGTTAGTTGAGGGAGCTACGGCTTCAGAGATTAGTTTTACGACTGTCAGGAACCCTGATGTATGCAATGGAGTCATCCGCGTAATAGGAAACACAAAAGACTTCGTTATGGACGACAAAATTCAGGTAGGTCCCACGCCTGTAAACCGCCTGATAATTCGTGGAGAAGTCATAGGAAGGGATGATACTAACAACTCTATTCTTTTCAATATTACTGAAATGATCTCTCTCCCTAAAAAACATGTCAAACATTATATGAAATATCCTCCTCTGCTTGTGAACCTGAATGCAAGTATCCAGGAAGCAACCCGACTTTTCATCAGGAACAATGTTCACGGCGCTCCTGTAGAAGACAAAGGAAAGATAGTGGGAATTGTTACCTATACTGATATTGCCCATGCTATTGCCCAGGGAAAAACGAACGTAAAAGTCAAAGATATTATGACAAAGGAACTCATCACAGTTGACGGAGATATGCAACTCTACGATGTGGTAAAACTCTTCCATAAGTATAATGTTGGAAGGCTTATCGTAACCATTAACGGTGTACCCAAAGGCACGCTGTCGAAAACCGATGTTCTGAACGAACTGGCAGTATATTGA
- a CDS encoding NOG1 family protein — protein sequence MMIFEKIRTVPTSDELINKAFKRSARAMAGKTIDSRESRFRANESMLLTAANILTDNLANIVRRFPSFESLPRFYYELTDILVGVEKLKMSLASVDWASRKIHEVARSYVGKIRASEVPEPVRKEAFGRLASIIKSISKDLLFLNEARNILRKLPDVQDESTIVVAGYPNVGKSSFVSKITGASPEVAPYPFTTKGVTIGHFTRDGVRYQVMDTPGLLDRPMSERNDIERQAITAIRYLDAVVMFIIDPSESCGYAIEEQKRLLAEIRENFKLPILVVANKADRPEFQELDEAEFNISTVTGEGITEVMDRLLEMIEEKRLSSPSEEPDTEPAI from the coding sequence ATGATGATCTTTGAGAAAATACGTACAGTTCCTACTTCCGATGAATTAATTAATAAAGCCTTCAAGCGGTCAGCACGAGCTATGGCTGGGAAAACTATTGATAGCAGGGAGAGTCGGTTCAGAGCAAATGAATCCATGCTGCTGACCGCTGCAAACATTCTCACGGATAACCTTGCGAATATAGTCAGGAGATTCCCGAGTTTTGAAAGCTTACCCAGATTCTATTATGAGCTTACAGACATTTTGGTAGGTGTAGAAAAGCTCAAGATGTCTCTTGCATCTGTGGACTGGGCAAGCAGGAAGATCCATGAGGTTGCAAGGAGTTATGTTGGGAAAATCCGGGCTTCGGAGGTTCCTGAGCCTGTCCGGAAAGAGGCTTTCGGAAGGCTTGCCTCAATTATCAAATCCATCAGCAAAGACCTTCTTTTCCTCAACGAAGCCAGAAATATTTTGAGGAAGCTTCCTGACGTCCAGGACGAATCTACAATTGTGGTTGCCGGCTATCCGAATGTTGGGAAGTCAAGTTTCGTTTCGAAAATTACAGGTGCAAGCCCAGAGGTAGCTCCCTATCCTTTCACAACAAAAGGAGTAACAATCGGGCACTTTACACGCGATGGGGTGCGCTACCAGGTTATGGATACTCCGGGCCTGCTTGACCGCCCGATGTCCGAAAGAAACGATATTGAAAGACAGGCAATTACCGCAATTCGTTACCTTGATGCAGTCGTAATGTTCATAATTGACCCCAGTGAAAGCTGCGGATACGCAATCGAGGAGCAGAAACGCCTGCTTGCCGAAATTCGAGAGAACTTCAAGCTTCCTATTCTTGTGGTTGCAAATAAAGCTGACAGACCTGAGTTCCAGGAACTTGATGAGGCAGAGTTTAATATTTCTACGGTTACTGGGGAAGGGATTACAGAAGTCATGGACAGACTTCTGGAGATGATTGAAGAAAAGCGCCTATCCTCTCCTTCCGAAGAACCTGATACTGAGCCTGCAATCTGA
- a CDS encoding cytochrome c biogenesis CcdA family protein, with amino-acid sequence MKKKSVRLLSLNKGIFALTCILLLLSPASGSASMPESWLKYSFYGTSQSPTGIFLTEAQAFPLLITQDLMLSLTTGSREGKSKHIERISPFLLLTAGVMAGFNPCLLAVMAFLASVTLAQHGRRREMLEITLGFSIGIFTMYMLAGLGILSVVNFLPEIQESFIDASILLIALLGFWHIFDAYWLKKHAKTTFRTPEPLKRFMAKMDKNNLLLLSFLSGSMFSLVKAPCVGAIFLSLLSILATKTDIVRGTLYMGIYNLGLLLPVIALGLLLASGLSPNKVTEFRERWRVEIRLTTGFILISVALLMQFGII; translated from the coding sequence ATGAAAAAGAAATCTGTGCGTTTGCTGTCTTTAAATAAAGGAATATTTGCTCTTACCTGTATTCTTTTATTGCTGAGCCCTGCTTCCGGCTCAGCCTCCATGCCTGAGAGCTGGCTAAAGTACTCCTTTTATGGAACATCCCAGAGCCCGACAGGAATTTTTCTGACCGAAGCCCAGGCATTTCCTTTACTTATTACCCAGGATCTTATGCTTTCCCTTACTACAGGAAGTCGGGAAGGGAAAAGTAAACATATAGAGAGGATCAGCCCCTTCTTGCTTCTGACAGCAGGCGTTATGGCAGGCTTTAACCCCTGTCTACTCGCAGTAATGGCTTTTCTTGCTTCAGTCACCCTTGCCCAGCATGGAAGAAGAAGAGAAATGCTCGAAATCACACTTGGGTTTTCGATAGGGATCTTTACAATGTATATGCTTGCAGGATTGGGCATACTCAGTGTTGTTAATTTCCTGCCTGAAATCCAGGAAAGTTTTATAGACGCTTCAATCCTGCTCATTGCCCTGCTCGGTTTCTGGCATATCTTTGATGCCTACTGGCTGAAAAAGCATGCAAAAACTACTTTCAGGACTCCTGAACCACTGAAACGGTTCATGGCAAAAATGGACAAAAACAACCTTCTGCTGCTGTCCTTCCTCTCCGGAAGCATGTTTTCTCTAGTTAAAGCCCCCTGCGTAGGAGCTATCTTTCTCTCACTCCTGAGTATTCTGGCAACAAAAACCGACATTGTAAGGGGAACATTATACATGGGTATTTATAATCTGGGGCTTCTGCTTCCTGTAATTGCCCTGGGTCTCCTTCTTGCCTCCGGACTCAGCCCAAACAAAGTAACAGAATTCAGGGAAAGATGGAGAGTAGAGATCAGACTGACAACCGGCTTTATACTTATTTCTGTTGCCCTCCTCATGCAATTTGGAATAATTTAA
- a CDS encoding pyridoxal phosphate-dependent aminotransferase produces MKGIKFSENVTRIDTSGIRKIFEAAGSDAINLGLGQPDFDTPEHIKAAAIKAINEGFTGYTVGTGIPELREALSTKFREENGFSVSPEEIIVTSGASEGLTIALAALLNPGDEVLISNPGFVSYNALTEILNGKAVSVPLAEDLTMKPGTVLEKITPKTRAIVLNSPSNPTGAVASRADIKALAEIADDHNITIISDEVYEYFIYEGEHVSPASYSDNVITVNATSKSYAMTGWRLGYVAARKDYIDQMLKVHQYIQACANSIAQKAAYAAVTGPKDSVNAMREEFRKRRDVLVKGLSELGMECAPPKGAFYAFPKVSNSTEIASKMISNGIIVVPGTAFGSEGEGYIRISYAASMKDIERALSIMEKVL; encoded by the coding sequence TTGAAAGGAATAAAATTTTCTGAAAACGTCACCAGGATAGACACGTCTGGGATTAGAAAGATTTTCGAAGCTGCAGGGTCGGATGCAATTAACCTTGGGCTTGGGCAGCCGGATTTTGATACCCCGGAGCATATCAAAGCTGCCGCAATAAAAGCCATAAACGAGGGCTTTACGGGTTATACTGTAGGTACTGGAATCCCGGAGTTGAGAGAAGCCTTGAGTACCAAGTTCAGGGAGGAAAACGGGTTTTCTGTTTCCCCGGAAGAAATAATTGTAACTTCGGGAGCATCCGAGGGGCTTACAATTGCCCTTGCAGCTCTTCTAAATCCCGGGGATGAAGTCCTCATTTCAAATCCTGGCTTTGTTTCTTATAATGCACTGACTGAGATCCTTAACGGCAAAGCTGTGAGTGTACCGCTTGCCGAAGACCTCACTATGAAGCCTGGTACTGTGCTTGAGAAAATTACCCCGAAAACGAGAGCCATTGTCCTGAATTCCCCTTCAAATCCCACAGGTGCAGTTGCAAGCAGGGCAGATATAAAAGCCCTTGCTGAAATTGCTGATGACCACAATATAACTATTATTTCTGACGAGGTCTATGAATACTTTATTTATGAAGGAGAGCACGTAAGCCCTGCCAGCTACTCGGATAATGTGATTACGGTAAATGCTACCTCAAAGAGCTATGCTATGACAGGCTGGAGACTAGGGTATGTGGCAGCCAGAAAAGATTACATTGACCAGATGCTGAAGGTGCACCAGTACATACAGGCATGCGCTAACTCAATCGCTCAGAAAGCCGCTTATGCTGCCGTGACAGGGCCCAAAGATTCTGTCAATGCCATGCGCGAGGAGTTCAGAAAACGCAGGGACGTGCTTGTAAAAGGCTTGAGCGAGCTTGGAATGGAATGTGCCCCTCCAAAAGGCGCTTTCTATGCTTTCCCGAAAGTTTCGAATTCCACAGAGATCGCCTCGAAAATGATATCAAACGGCATTATTGTCGTTCCCGGTACAGCTTTCGGAAGCGAAGGAGAAGGCTACATCCGGATATCCTATGCGGCATCGATGAAAGATATCGAAAGAGCGCTGAGCATCATGGAAAAGGTGCTCTGA
- the hxlB gene encoding 6-phospho-3-hexuloisomerase, producing MEKVTHVEKVQVNDCEEVLLSMRMIAETLNEVIDVLDRKAIKAMIQKILEGERIFLMGAGRSGLVAKAFAMRLMHLGFSVYVVGETITPAVKPEDVVIAISGSGETRSIADLGKIVKDIGSTLITVTSKKESTLGRISDIVMILPSKTKNDLDAGGYLERNLRGDYKNMPPLGTSFEITSLIFLDSIIAQLITLTGASEAELKSRHTNIE from the coding sequence ATGGAAAAAGTAACTCATGTGGAAAAAGTTCAGGTAAACGACTGCGAAGAAGTATTATTATCAATGAGAATGATTGCAGAGACCCTCAATGAGGTAATTGATGTACTTGACAGAAAAGCCATAAAGGCTATGATCCAGAAAATTCTTGAAGGCGAAAGAATCTTTTTGATGGGAGCCGGAAGGTCAGGGCTTGTTGCCAAGGCTTTTGCAATGAGGCTTATGCACCTTGGATTCAGCGTGTATGTGGTAGGCGAAACCATAACTCCTGCTGTTAAGCCAGAGGATGTTGTAATTGCTATCTCAGGGTCAGGGGAAACCCGCTCTATAGCAGACCTCGGAAAAATAGTAAAAGATATTGGCTCGACCCTCATAACGGTAACTTCCAAAAAAGAATCTACACTTGGTAGAATCTCGGATATAGTTATGATCCTTCCGAGCAAGACCAAAAACGACCTTGATGCAGGCGGCTACCTTGAAAGAAATTTACGTGGGGATTACAAAAACATGCCTCCTCTGGGCACATCTTTCGAAATTACCTCGTTAATTTTCCTTGATTCTATAATCGCGCAGCTGATAACGCTTACAGGTGCATCGGAAGCCGAACTTAAGTCAAGGCACACAAACATTGAATAA
- a CDS encoding DUF2073 domain-containing protein, with product MQGIQLDLISEARISQMASMEKVRYIIDEVRKGKILVLEKGLNPMEEAKLIEMTMSAIQPDVFSGIEMQSYPANSEGSLLGKLFKKQSSKRLTVIGPANQLKTLKKDRNLISALVSTSK from the coding sequence ATGCAGGGAATTCAGCTTGATCTAATATCCGAAGCCCGAATTTCTCAGATGGCTTCAATGGAAAAAGTCCGATATATAATCGATGAGGTAAGGAAAGGTAAAATACTGGTGCTTGAAAAGGGCCTGAACCCTATGGAGGAAGCAAAGCTTATAGAAATGACAATGTCAGCAATCCAGCCTGATGTGTTTTCAGGTATTGAAATGCAAAGTTATCCTGCAAACTCTGAGGGTTCGCTGCTGGGAAAATTGTTCAAAAAACAGAGCAGTAAACGACTTACAGTAATAGGACCTGCAAACCAGCTAAAAACCCTTAAGAAAGATAGGAACCTCATAAGTGCACTTGTCTCTACAAGTAAATAA
- a CDS encoding Era-like GTP-binding protein, whose amino-acid sequence MNMIKRFKVSFSKIFSKLFKKKGACIGIYGPPNAGKTTLSNRILKDWVGGDETMGSVSHIAHETRHAKRRNGIVIEANGHTINLDIVDTPGLATKIDFHDFMEQGMSDAESKKRSKEATEGVIEAVKWLDDLDGVILVMDSTENPYTQVNVTVIGNMEARNLPLLIVANKIDLPDADPAVIKEAFPQHPMVPVSALEGIGMDSFYEALAKQFG is encoded by the coding sequence ATGAATATGATAAAACGATTTAAGGTAAGCTTTTCAAAAATATTCAGTAAGCTCTTCAAGAAAAAAGGAGCATGCATAGGAATCTACGGTCCCCCCAATGCCGGCAAGACAACCCTCAGCAACCGGATCCTCAAGGACTGGGTAGGAGGCGACGAAACAATGGGTTCTGTTTCTCATATCGCCCATGAGACCAGGCATGCCAAACGAAGGAATGGAATAGTTATCGAGGCAAACGGGCATACCATCAACCTTGATATCGTAGACACGCCCGGGCTTGCTACAAAAATCGATTTCCACGACTTCATGGAGCAGGGAATGAGTGATGCCGAGTCCAAGAAGCGGTCCAAAGAAGCAACAGAAGGGGTAATCGAAGCTGTCAAATGGCTGGATGACCTCGATGGTGTCATACTGGTTATGGATTCCACCGAAAATCCTTATACCCAGGTAAATGTAACGGTAATAGGGAATATGGAAGCCAGGAACCTTCCACTTCTTATTGTGGCAAACAAAATAGACCTTCCTGATGCCGACCCAGCCGTCATAAAGGAAGCCTTTCCCCAGCACCCCATGGTGCCAGTTTCAGCACTTGAAGGAATTGGAATGGATTCGTTTTATGAAGCTCTGGCAAAACAGTTCGGGTGA
- a CDS encoding shikimate kinase, with translation MTFQGNACASGAGTIINAIATWKGAAFGIDLLTFAEVELSEDERGISGFIEEMPEGDTRLIEQCVEMTLERFGLEMGGTVKTRSEIPLAGGLKSSSAAANASVLATLRAVGKTLPPLEIVKLGVAAAKKVGVTITGAFDDACASFFGGIVVTDNRKMELLRREEFNSKVLIFAPAKKAFSADTDVKRSRLIAPYVEIAYELALKGEYERAMTLNGFLYCGTLGFGTEHMLRALELGVKGVSLSGTGPSYAALVRAEQVKELRSAWESCGVEGRVIETSINNRDAMSL, from the coding sequence ATGACATTTCAAGGGAATGCCTGCGCATCAGGGGCAGGAACCATAATAAATGCCATAGCAACATGGAAGGGCGCTGCATTTGGAATTGACTTACTGACCTTTGCAGAAGTCGAACTTTCAGAAGATGAGAGAGGAATCTCAGGTTTTATCGAGGAAATGCCTGAAGGGGATACCCGTCTTATTGAGCAGTGTGTCGAAATGACCCTGGAGCGGTTCGGGCTTGAGATGGGAGGTACAGTAAAGACAAGAAGTGAGATCCCTCTGGCAGGCGGGCTCAAGAGCAGCAGTGCCGCAGCAAATGCCTCAGTCCTTGCAACCCTTCGTGCAGTTGGGAAGACTTTACCGCCTCTTGAGATAGTAAAACTGGGGGTGGCGGCTGCAAAAAAAGTAGGGGTTACTATAACAGGCGCCTTTGATGATGCGTGTGCTTCTTTTTTTGGGGGAATTGTGGTTACCGATAACCGTAAAATGGAACTTCTCAGGCGTGAGGAGTTTAATTCAAAAGTCCTGATATTTGCGCCTGCCAAGAAAGCTTTCAGTGCGGATACAGATGTAAAGCGCTCAAGACTTATAGCCCCGTACGTGGAAATTGCTTACGAACTTGCCCTAAAAGGTGAATATGAACGAGCCATGACGCTCAATGGTTTCCTCTATTGCGGAACTCTTGGCTTTGGCACGGAACATATGCTTCGAGCACTTGAGCTCGGGGTAAAAGGAGTAAGCCTATCCGGAACAGGACCCTCATATGCGGCACTTGTCCGAGCTGAACAGGTAAAAGAACTGAGATCAGCCTGGGAAAGCTGTGGAGTAGAAGGTAGGGTTATAGAAACCTCTATAAATAACAGAGATGCAATGTCTTTATAA
- a CDS encoding chorismate mutase → MSELEAVRKEIEEIDREILALINKRVNLAEKVLESKRINGTSINDQRQNEVVINRALNAATELNLDLGSIKAIFEILIKMSIERQNELSGKGSLP, encoded by the coding sequence TTGAGCGAACTTGAGGCTGTCCGCAAAGAAATTGAAGAAATTGATAGGGAAATTCTTGCCCTTATTAATAAAAGAGTAAACTTGGCTGAGAAGGTACTTGAATCAAAAAGAATAAATGGAACTTCGATAAATGACCAAAGACAAAATGAGGTTGTAATAAACAGGGCTTTAAATGCTGCAACCGAGCTCAATCTTGATCTGGGGTCCATAAAGGCTATTTTTGAGATCCTTATCAAGATGAGTATTGAACGCCAGAACGAGTTGAGTGGCAAGGGAAGTCTGCCCTGA
- a CDS encoding 5-(carboxyamino)imidazole ribonucleotide mutase, translating into MVDISIIMGSESDRSVANRAVAVLEKSKYTYEVMVISAHRNPDELDSYISSTDAKVFITIAGLSAALPGVVASKTKKPVIGVPVSAKLGGLDALLSIAQMPPGVPVGSVGIDNGANGAHLALRILDLIDTVKT; encoded by the coding sequence ATGGTTGATATCTCAATAATCATGGGTTCCGAATCCGATAGGTCTGTCGCCAATCGTGCGGTAGCCGTGCTGGAAAAAAGTAAATACACATATGAAGTAATGGTTATTTCCGCTCACAGGAACCCTGACGAACTTGACAGCTACATCTCAAGCACAGATGCAAAGGTCTTTATTACAATTGCAGGTTTATCAGCAGCCCTTCCAGGAGTCGTGGCTTCCAAAACAAAAAAACCTGTAATAGGAGTTCCTGTTAGTGCAAAACTTGGAGGGCTTGATGCCCTGCTTTCCATTGCCCAGATGCCTCCAGGTGTACCTGTCGGAAGTGTAGGAATAGATAACGGAGCAAATGGTGCACATCTTGCCCTGAGAATCCTAGACTTGATAGATACCGTAAAAACTTAA
- a CDS encoding diphthine--ammonia ligase has product MRLAALVSGGKDSIFAIYKALLEGHEVTHLINIIPARDDSYMYHSINLHMVELISAASEIPLIQQESSGIKELELDDLTLALKKVDVDGVVIGAIESQYQAGRVQKICDSLGLKVYAPLWHRDPEELLTEMSKVLDIRIVRVAADGLDKSWLGRPINVNSIEHLKALNKRYMVHMAGEGGEYETVVLDAPFFKKRIEIVKSEVEWQGDTGTLKILEAKLVDKN; this is encoded by the coding sequence ATGAGACTCGCAGCACTGGTTTCCGGTGGCAAGGACTCGATTTTTGCCATATATAAAGCCCTCCTGGAAGGGCATGAAGTCACCCACCTGATAAATATAATTCCCGCAAGGGACGATTCCTATATGTACCACTCAATAAACCTCCACATGGTAGAATTAATCTCTGCCGCCTCTGAGATCCCGCTGATTCAGCAAGAATCAAGTGGAATAAAGGAGCTCGAGCTTGATGACTTGACCCTTGCCCTCAAGAAAGTGGATGTAGATGGTGTAGTCATAGGCGCGATTGAATCCCAGTACCAGGCAGGCAGAGTACAGAAGATCTGCGACTCCCTGGGACTTAAGGTCTATGCCCCCCTCTGGCACAGAGACCCTGAGGAATTGCTCACCGAAATGTCTAAAGTGCTTGATATTCGAATTGTCAGGGTTGCAGCTGACGGTCTTGATAAATCCTGGCTGGGTCGCCCTATAAACGTAAACTCTATTGAACATCTGAAAGCCCTGAACAAAAGGTACATGGTTCACATGGCAGGTGAAGGTGGAGAGTACGAGACTGTTGTACTTGATGCTCCCTTCTTCAAAAAACGCATTGAGATTGTGAAAAGTGAGGTTGAATGGCAAGGCGACACTGGCACTCTAAAGATCCTCGAAGCAAAACTTGTTGACAAAAATTGA